One genomic segment of Microbacterium sp. ProA8 includes these proteins:
- the ccsB gene encoding c-type cytochrome biogenesis protein CcsB, translated as MPDASPLTLDSVSVLLVWTAIAIYALAFITYAVDLARRGAVAVEAKDAAAQTARDRELVAAGGGSARTGIIEQMRAQEAASEDALNAPVGRRSRLVWARIGTSLTVLGFLFHLGGDVTRGIAAGRVPWSNMYEFALTGTLLIVAVYLGVLFRYDLRFLGTFITGLVVVLLGGTAIWFYTDIVPLMDPLKSVWLVIHVFVASLATALFALAFGLSVLQLMQARREARIAVAARAQDAADSSAGSTAKTGPRFLQTLPSAEALESLAYRFAILGFIFWTFTLIAGSIWANDAWGRYWGFDTKEVWTFVIWVLYAGYIHARATRGWRGSRSAWLSIIGFTAVIFNFTIVNMFFKGLHAYSGLS; from the coding sequence ATGCCCGACGCCTCCCCCCTCACCCTCGACTCCGTCTCGGTGCTGCTGGTCTGGACGGCCATCGCCATCTACGCCCTGGCGTTCATCACGTATGCGGTCGACCTGGCGCGGCGGGGTGCCGTCGCTGTGGAGGCGAAGGATGCCGCGGCCCAGACGGCGCGCGACCGTGAGCTCGTCGCCGCCGGCGGCGGGTCGGCGCGCACCGGGATCATCGAGCAGATGCGTGCGCAGGAGGCGGCGTCGGAGGACGCGCTGAACGCCCCCGTCGGCCGCCGCTCGCGGCTGGTCTGGGCGCGCATCGGCACGTCGCTGACGGTGCTCGGCTTCCTCTTCCATCTCGGCGGTGACGTGACGCGTGGCATCGCCGCCGGCCGGGTGCCGTGGTCGAACATGTACGAGTTCGCGCTCACCGGGACGCTGCTGATCGTGGCGGTGTACCTCGGGGTGCTCTTCCGCTACGACCTGCGGTTCCTCGGCACGTTCATCACCGGCCTCGTCGTCGTGCTGCTCGGCGGGACGGCCATCTGGTTCTACACCGACATCGTGCCGCTCATGGATCCGCTGAAGTCGGTCTGGCTCGTCATCCACGTCTTCGTCGCATCCCTCGCGACCGCCCTGTTCGCCCTCGCGTTCGGCCTGTCGGTGCTGCAGCTCATGCAGGCGCGGAGAGAGGCGAGGATTGCCGTGGCAGCCCGCGCTCAGGACGCGGCCGACAGCTCTGCCGGGTCCACCGCGAAGACCGGACCCCGGTTCCTGCAGACGCTTCCGAGCGCCGAGGCCCTCGAATCGCTGGCCTACCGGTTCGCGATCCTGGGTTTCATCTTCTGGACGTTCACGCTCATCGCGGGCTCCATCTGGGCCAACGACGCGTGGGGTCGCTACTGGGGCTTCGACACGAAGGAAGTCTGGACCTTCGTGATCTGGGTGCTCTACGCGGGGTACATCCACGCACGCGCGACACGCGGGTGGCGCGGGTCGCGGTCGGCGTGGCTTTCGATCATCGGCTTCACCGCTGTGATCTTCAACTTCACCATCGTCAACATGTTCTTCAAGGGCCTCCACGCCTACTCCGGCCTGAGCTGA
- a CDS encoding cytochrome c biogenesis protein ResB: MRPADHADAADPASAPDGITQPALGVVGWLRWGWRQLTSMRTALVLLLLLAIAAVPGSLVPQRSADPNGVRQYFVDNPDLAPVLDNLSLFDVYTSPWFSAIYILLFVSLVGCVIPRTKHHYKAMRAQPPRTPARLSRLDVHRSEILECQADQDAAAAAGAAVDAAQQQLRKAGYRVARYDGGRAFSVSAERGYLRETGNLVFHASLVGVLLAVGIGGGFTYTGQTVIIEGRTWVNTMLDYTSFNPGRFVDEDALTPYALTLDDFSLSYVAPGQQGAGQAGDFVAHLSTQFPDADAGTGEVRVNHPLQIAGDKVYLMGNGYAPTITVRDSDGDVVFSEPVPFLPQDNNMTSQGVVKVPDGLREQVGMVGFFYPTAQELTNGALTSVYGDLEYPMLTFWVYAGDLGIDGGVPKSVYTLDPAEMTQLAGGDSGAESLELKPGETVDLPDGLGTVTFENEAPEGAAGFQDSVKRYVSLSIHRDAAATWVLVFAVLATAGLLAALFIPRRRMWVRATPQGHTVQLEYAGLARGEDPALDGAVEQFAQRHLASLADREPAGARPARPETTPDVD; this comes from the coding sequence CTGCGTCCGGCCGATCACGCGGACGCGGCCGACCCGGCATCCGCCCCCGATGGCATCACCCAGCCGGCGCTCGGCGTCGTGGGATGGCTGCGGTGGGGCTGGCGCCAGCTCACCTCGATGCGCACCGCGCTCGTGCTCCTGCTGCTGCTCGCCATCGCGGCGGTGCCCGGGTCGCTCGTGCCGCAGCGCAGCGCCGACCCGAACGGCGTGCGCCAGTACTTCGTCGACAATCCCGACCTCGCGCCGGTGCTCGACAACCTGAGCCTGTTCGACGTGTACACGTCGCCGTGGTTCTCGGCGATCTACATCCTGCTGTTCGTCTCGCTCGTCGGCTGCGTCATCCCGCGCACGAAGCACCACTACAAGGCGATGCGCGCGCAGCCGCCGCGCACACCCGCGCGCCTGTCGCGGCTGGACGTGCATCGCTCCGAGATCCTCGAGTGCCAGGCCGATCAGGATGCCGCAGCCGCCGCGGGGGCGGCCGTCGACGCCGCACAGCAGCAGTTGCGCAAGGCCGGCTACCGCGTCGCGAGGTACGACGGCGGCAGGGCGTTCTCGGTCTCGGCCGAGCGCGGCTACCTCCGCGAGACCGGCAACCTCGTCTTCCATGCCTCGCTGGTGGGCGTGCTGCTGGCCGTCGGCATCGGCGGCGGGTTCACCTACACCGGGCAGACCGTCATCATCGAGGGCCGCACCTGGGTCAACACGATGCTCGACTACACCTCGTTCAACCCGGGCCGGTTCGTCGACGAGGACGCCCTCACGCCGTACGCGCTCACTCTCGACGACTTCTCGCTGTCGTACGTGGCACCCGGCCAGCAGGGTGCGGGCCAGGCGGGCGACTTCGTCGCGCACCTGTCGACCCAGTTCCCGGACGCCGACGCCGGCACGGGCGAGGTGCGCGTCAACCACCCGCTGCAGATCGCGGGTGACAAGGTCTATCTCATGGGCAACGGCTACGCCCCGACCATCACGGTCCGTGACAGCGACGGCGACGTGGTCTTCTCCGAGCCGGTGCCCTTCCTGCCGCAGGACAACAACATGACCTCGCAGGGCGTCGTGAAGGTGCCCGACGGGCTGCGCGAGCAGGTCGGCATGGTGGGCTTCTTCTATCCGACGGCCCAGGAGCTCACCAACGGCGCCCTCACGTCGGTGTACGGCGACCTCGAGTACCCGATGCTCACGTTCTGGGTCTACGCCGGCGACCTCGGCATCGACGGCGGCGTGCCGAAGTCGGTCTACACGCTCGATCCCGCGGAGATGACGCAGCTCGCGGGCGGCGACTCGGGCGCCGAGTCGCTCGAGCTGAAGCCCGGCGAGACCGTCGACCTGCCCGACGGGCTCGGGACCGTCACGTTCGAGAACGAGGCGCCCGAGGGCGCGGCCGGGTTCCAGGACTCGGTCAAGCGCTACGTGTCGCTGTCGATCCACCGTGACGCGGCGGCCACGTGGGTGCTGGTGTTCGCGGTGCTCGCCACCGCGGGCCTCCTCGCCGCGCTGTTCATCCCGCGTCGGCGGATGTGGGTGCGCGCGACGCCGCAGGGCCATACCGTGCAGCTCGAGTACGCCGGTCTCGCCCGCGGTGAGGACCCCGCGCTCGACGGCGCCGTCGAGCAGTTCGCCCAGCGGCATCTCGCGTCGCTCGCAGACCGTGAACCGGCCGGAGCCCGCCCCGCCCGGCCCGAAACCACCCCCGACGTAGACTGA
- a CDS encoding cytochrome c biogenesis protein CcdA yields the protein MNLGALVADGSLLIAIPIAVLAGAISFLSPCVLPLVPGYLGFIGGAVSPRPVRVGTDAAAEGSSKVRGVSSRSFVARSTTESPGSLSEGAPATETKRAEPADVIEPGRGRLVLGVLLFIAGFTVVFVSMAMLGGTLGRFLFEYADLITRILGVVIIAMGLVFIGWFGMAQRITRPQVRGNLGLIGAPLLGIALGIGWAPCIGPTLAVILTMAFDSGSAARAALLGVAYSLGLGIPFLLLTLGFGWATRSVSFVRRHIRAVNVIGGVLLIVLGLLMVTGVWTAVMAQLQGVFASVPAPL from the coding sequence GTGAACCTCGGCGCGCTGGTCGCCGACGGGTCGCTGCTCATCGCGATCCCGATCGCGGTCCTCGCGGGCGCGATCTCGTTCCTCTCCCCGTGCGTGCTTCCGCTGGTTCCGGGGTACCTCGGCTTCATCGGCGGCGCGGTGAGCCCACGACCGGTGCGCGTGGGAACGGATGCCGCGGCGGAGGGCTCCTCGAAGGTCCGAGGCGTTTCGTCTCGCTCGTTCGTCGCTCGCTCAACGACCGAGAGCCCTGGGTCGTTGAGCGAGGGAGCGCCAGCGACCGAGACGAAACGCGCCGAACCCGCGGACGTCATCGAACCCGGGCGCGGGCGCCTCGTGCTCGGCGTGCTGCTGTTCATCGCCGGGTTCACCGTCGTCTTCGTCAGCATGGCGATGCTCGGCGGCACGCTGGGGCGCTTCCTGTTCGAGTACGCCGACCTCATCACCCGCATCCTCGGTGTGGTCATCATCGCGATGGGCCTCGTCTTCATCGGCTGGTTCGGCATGGCGCAGCGCATCACGCGGCCGCAGGTGCGCGGCAACCTCGGGCTGATCGGCGCGCCGCTGCTGGGCATTGCGCTCGGCATCGGCTGGGCGCCGTGCATCGGCCCCACCCTCGCCGTGATCCTCACGATGGCGTTCGACTCCGGGTCGGCGGCGCGCGCGGCGCTCCTCGGCGTGGCCTACTCGCTGGGGCTCGGCATCCCGTTCCTCCTGCTCACCCTCGGCTTCGGCTGGGCGACGCGCTCGGTCTCGTTCGTCCGCCGACACATCCGCGCCGTGAACGTCATCGGCGGGGTGCTGCTCATCGTGCTGGGCCTCCTGATGGTGACCGGTGTCTGGACCGCCGTCATGGCCCAGCTCCAGGGGGTGTTCGCCAGTGTCCCGGCCCCGCTCTGA
- a CDS encoding TlpA disulfide reductase family protein yields the protein MTGRRSLSGRSGTRRRAKAAASALLVVGLIAGLAACTSDPLAEQYRSGDNKGFVAADGFAVDEISTDERTEPVEFDAVLDTGGTASSADYAGDVLVVNFWYAGCAPCRVEAPELAAADAAFEGQDVSFLGVNLYDGAEASRAFAETYGVSYPSALATEDGSIKLAFAGETPLNAVPVTLVLDKDGRVAARLVGQIEDASILETIVRETLEES from the coding sequence ATGACCGGGCGTCGGTCGCTGAGCGGGCGAAGCGGGACGAGACGCAGGGCGAAGGCCGCGGCATCCGCTCTGCTCGTCGTCGGACTGATCGCGGGACTTGCCGCGTGCACGAGCGATCCCCTCGCCGAGCAGTACCGCTCCGGTGACAACAAGGGCTTCGTCGCGGCCGACGGCTTCGCCGTCGACGAGATCTCGACGGACGAGCGCACGGAGCCGGTCGAGTTCGACGCTGTCCTCGACACCGGCGGCACGGCGTCGAGTGCCGACTACGCGGGCGACGTGCTGGTCGTGAACTTCTGGTACGCCGGCTGCGCGCCGTGCCGGGTCGAGGCGCCCGAGCTCGCCGCCGCCGACGCGGCGTTCGAGGGGCAGGATGTCTCGTTCCTGGGCGTGAACCTCTACGACGGCGCCGAGGCGTCACGCGCCTTCGCCGAGACGTACGGCGTCTCCTACCCGAGCGCCCTCGCGACCGAGGACGGGTCGATCAAACTCGCGTTCGCTGGTGAGACCCCGCTGAACGCCGTGCCGGTCACGCTCGTGCTCGACAAGGACGGCCGGGTCGCCGCCCGCCTGGTGGGACAGATCGAAGACGCGTCCATCCTCGAGACCATCGTGCGCGAGACGCTGGAGGAGTCGTGA
- a CDS encoding histidine phosphatase family protein, translating to MPAARLHLVRHGEVHNPARVLYGRLPGYGLSADGRRMARQAAEYVASLERPVSTLVCSPLQRTQESAEPFAEMFGLDPVIDERVIEPTNVFEGKRMAIALINPWNWRHLRKPALPSWGEPYADVVGRMNSAMTHAWDAADAGDVVIVSHQLPIWITHLAVAALPLRHDPRERRCALSSVTSFEMVDKKWTEIAYAEPASTAGAVDVGAV from the coding sequence GTGCCCGCAGCTCGCCTTCATCTCGTGCGCCACGGGGAGGTTCACAACCCCGCCCGCGTGCTCTACGGGCGACTGCCGGGATACGGCCTCAGCGCGGACGGCCGCCGCATGGCCCGTCAGGCCGCGGAGTACGTCGCTTCGCTCGAGCGACCGGTCTCGACGCTGGTCTGCTCGCCGCTGCAGCGCACCCAGGAATCCGCCGAGCCGTTCGCCGAGATGTTCGGCCTGGACCCCGTCATCGACGAGCGCGTCATCGAGCCGACCAACGTCTTCGAGGGCAAGCGCATGGCGATCGCCCTCATCAACCCGTGGAACTGGCGCCATCTGCGCAAGCCGGCCCTGCCCAGCTGGGGCGAGCCGTACGCGGACGTCGTGGGCCGCATGAACTCGGCCATGACGCACGCATGGGATGCCGCGGACGCCGGCGACGTGGTCATCGTGTCGCATCAGCTGCCGATCTGGATCACGCACCTCGCGGTCGCGGCGCTGCCGCTGCGGCACGACCCCCGCGAGAGACGATGCGCGCTGTCGAGCGTGACGAGCTTCGAGATGGTCGACAAGAAGTGGACCGAGATCGCCTACGCCGAGCCGGCGTCGACGGCCGGCGCCGTGGATGTGGGGGCGGTATGA
- a CDS encoding DedA family protein, with protein sequence MTTVKTNDGSWLSTLADWAVSLMDVIGPAGAGIAIAMENLFPPLPSEVILPMAGLAASRGSFTVIEALVWTTAGSIIGALLLYGLGAWLGVARLRAIAAKMPLLKPEDIDRTVAWFERHGGKAVFFGRMIPIFRSLISIPAGITRMPVWRFALLTAAGSLLWNSIFVFSGYFLGESWHIVERYADILQYVVIAVAAAAFAWFVWVRVREALAGRDSRDRRGEPELD encoded by the coding sequence ATGACGACCGTGAAGACGAACGACGGATCCTGGCTGAGCACGCTCGCCGACTGGGCGGTCTCGCTCATGGATGTGATCGGGCCCGCCGGTGCGGGCATCGCGATCGCGATGGAGAACCTCTTCCCGCCGCTGCCCAGCGAGGTGATCCTGCCGATGGCGGGACTGGCCGCGAGCCGTGGCTCGTTCACCGTCATCGAGGCCCTCGTGTGGACGACCGCGGGTTCGATCATCGGGGCGCTGCTGCTGTACGGCCTCGGCGCCTGGCTGGGCGTCGCGCGGCTGCGGGCGATCGCGGCGAAGATGCCGCTCCTGAAGCCGGAAGACATCGACCGCACGGTCGCCTGGTTCGAACGGCACGGCGGCAAGGCCGTGTTCTTCGGGCGCATGATCCCGATCTTCCGCAGTCTCATCTCCATCCCGGCCGGCATCACCCGCATGCCGGTGTGGCGGTTCGCCCTGCTGACGGCGGCGGGCAGCCTGCTCTGGAACTCGATCTTCGTGTTCTCGGGGTACTTCCTCGGCGAGTCCTGGCACATCGTCGAGCGCTATGCCGACATCTTGCAGTACGTGGTGATCGCCGTCGCCGCGGCGGCCTTCGCGTGGTTCGTCTGGGTGCGCGTGCGCGAGGCGCTCGCCGGACGCGACTCCCGCGATCGACGCGGCGAGCCCGAGCTCGACTGA
- the aspS gene encoding aspartate--tRNA(Asn) ligase: MTERVLVNQLKGLSDGPVSVSGWVETVRDQKKVQFVILRDETGAVQLVNPATRPAEDGSEQDAAALALTDLISNLATGTFLTVAGELKHDERVKLGGVEIKIGALDIAAAALPETPIAADSGMDKRMDWRFLDLRQRRNNLIFRVQTTLEHAFRSYWIDRDYIEVHSPKLMASASESNAELFSLEYFGDQTAYLAQSPQFFKQMAQVAGFGKIFEIAPAFRADPSFTSRHATEFTSVDAEISWIDSHEDVAAMQEELLQTAFQAVKDKHGAEIEELFGLEVQVPAIPFPRIPLAEAREIVKSRGYEIPRTDGDLDPEGERQISAHVEETYGHQFVFITDYHPEIRAFYHMRDEETGLTKSYDLLFKGVEITTGAQREHRVDVLIEQAKEKGLGAEHLDFYFDFFRYGAPPHGGFGMGLARVLMLLLGESSIREVTYLFRGPTRLAP, encoded by the coding sequence GTGACCGAACGCGTTCTCGTCAACCAGCTCAAGGGCCTCTCCGACGGCCCCGTCTCCGTCTCCGGATGGGTCGAGACCGTCCGGGATCAGAAGAAGGTGCAGTTCGTCATCCTTCGCGACGAGACCGGGGCGGTGCAGCTGGTCAACCCGGCGACGCGGCCGGCAGAGGACGGGTCGGAACAGGATGCTGCAGCCCTGGCCCTCACGGACCTCATCTCGAACCTCGCCACCGGCACGTTCCTGACGGTCGCGGGTGAGCTGAAGCACGACGAGCGCGTGAAGCTCGGCGGCGTCGAGATCAAGATCGGCGCACTCGACATCGCGGCCGCCGCTCTCCCCGAGACGCCCATCGCCGCCGACAGCGGCATGGACAAGCGCATGGACTGGCGCTTCCTCGACCTCCGCCAGCGCCGAAACAACCTCATCTTCCGCGTGCAGACGACCCTCGAGCACGCCTTCCGCTCGTATTGGATCGACCGCGACTACATCGAGGTGCACTCGCCGAAGCTCATGGCCTCGGCATCCGAGTCCAACGCGGAGCTGTTCTCGCTCGAGTACTTCGGAGACCAGACGGCGTACCTCGCGCAGTCGCCGCAGTTCTTCAAGCAGATGGCGCAGGTTGCCGGCTTCGGCAAGATCTTCGAGATCGCTCCGGCCTTCCGCGCCGACCCGTCGTTCACCTCGCGCCACGCCACGGAGTTCACCTCGGTCGACGCCGAGATCAGCTGGATCGACTCGCACGAGGACGTCGCCGCGATGCAGGAGGAGCTGCTGCAGACCGCGTTCCAGGCGGTGAAGGACAAGCACGGCGCCGAGATCGAGGAGCTGTTCGGCCTCGAGGTGCAGGTGCCGGCCATCCCCTTCCCGCGCATCCCGCTCGCCGAGGCGCGCGAGATCGTGAAGAGCCGCGGCTACGAGATCCCGCGCACCGACGGCGACCTCGACCCCGAGGGCGAGCGTCAGATCTCGGCCCACGTCGAGGAGACGTACGGACACCAGTTCGTGTTCATCACCGACTACCACCCCGAGATCCGCGCGTTCTACCACATGCGCGACGAAGAGACCGGCCTGACGAAGTCGTACGACCTGCTGTTCAAGGGCGTCGAGATCACGACGGGCGCGCAGCGCGAGCACCGCGTCGACGTGCTCATCGAGCAGGCGAAGGAGAAGGGTCTCGGTGCCGAGCACCTCGACTTCTACTTCGACTTCTTCCGCTACGGCGCCCCGCCCCACGGCGGCTTCGGTATGGGCCTCGCGCGCGTGCTCATGCTGCTGCTCGGCGAGTCGTCGATCCGCGAGGTCACCTACCTCTTCCGCGGTCCGACGCGCCTCGCGCCCTGA
- a CDS encoding tyrosine-protein phosphatase, producing the protein MTITLDGLQNFRDLGGLPLATGGSVRPTVLYRSEGLIGLTDAGVADLSASPIGVIVDFRTPMEQAAAPDRLPADRALDVVELSVLEGALTGAAGAAARADGPIDTGMAKQILATLPRLGELYVQMLEHGATSFAEAARRISAPRRSEAPQDAGTVDGHASAVLIHCTAGKDRTGVAVALILDAVGVDRDAVIADYAVSERNLAGPWADRMLAGIEQMGAPLTPEIRELVTGTPPAAIAQALSWIDEHGGSAAYLRSGGLTGAELDALRTRLAG; encoded by the coding sequence GTGACGATCACCCTCGACGGACTCCAGAACTTCCGGGACCTCGGCGGCCTCCCCCTCGCAACAGGCGGCAGCGTGCGCCCCACCGTGCTCTACCGCTCCGAGGGGCTCATCGGCCTGACCGACGCGGGGGTGGCGGACCTCTCGGCGAGCCCCATCGGCGTGATCGTGGATTTCCGCACGCCGATGGAGCAGGCCGCCGCGCCTGACCGTCTGCCTGCCGACCGCGCCCTCGATGTGGTCGAGCTCTCCGTCCTCGAAGGCGCGCTCACCGGCGCTGCCGGCGCCGCGGCGCGGGCCGACGGCCCCATCGACACCGGCATGGCGAAGCAGATCCTCGCGACCCTCCCCCGCCTCGGCGAGCTCTACGTCCAGATGCTCGAACACGGCGCGACCTCGTTCGCCGAGGCGGCCCGCCGCATCTCGGCACCCCGACGGAGCGAGGCGCCACAGGACGCGGGGACCGTCGACGGCCACGCGTCCGCGGTCCTGATCCACTGCACCGCCGGCAAGGACCGCACCGGCGTGGCGGTGGCGCTCATCCTCGACGCGGTCGGCGTCGACCGCGATGCGGTGATCGCCGACTACGCCGTCTCGGAGCGCAACCTCGCCGGCCCATGGGCGGACCGCATGCTCGCCGGCATCGAGCAGATGGGCGCGCCGCTGACGCCCGAGATCCGCGAACTGGTCACCGGCACGCCTCCGGCGGCCATCGCCCAGGCGCTGTCGTGGATCGACGAGCACGGCGGCTCGGCGGCATACCTGCGGTCGGGCGGCCTCACCGGCGCCGAACTCGACGCCCTCCGCACCCGCCTCGCCGGCTGA
- a CDS encoding glutaredoxin family protein, with translation MTTITLIGKPDCHLCDVAREVVETVVAELPEDAVDLDELSIADDPALYAQWWEKIPVVLIDGELHGHWRVSPDRLRAALAAAR, from the coding sequence ATGACGACCATCACCCTCATCGGCAAGCCGGACTGCCACCTGTGCGACGTCGCCCGAGAGGTCGTCGAGACGGTCGTCGCCGAACTCCCCGAGGACGCCGTCGACCTCGATGAGCTCTCGATCGCCGACGACCCCGCGCTCTACGCGCAGTGGTGGGAGAAGATCCCCGTCGTGCTCATCGACGGCGAGCTCCACGGCCACTGGCGTGTGTCGCCCGACCGCCTGCGCGCGGCCCTCGCCGCCGCCCGCTGA
- a CDS encoding rhodanese-like domain-containing protein, which translates to MKSITVQQLRERAGTPLIDVREVDEFAAGHVPGAVNIPMSAIGSRLDELPDGAFDVICAIGGRSGRVVEALEARGYDATNVDGGTNEWIAAGYPVEA; encoded by the coding sequence ATGAAGTCCATCACCGTTCAGCAGCTGCGTGAACGCGCCGGCACCCCGCTCATCGACGTGCGCGAGGTCGACGAGTTCGCCGCCGGGCACGTTCCCGGTGCGGTCAACATCCCGATGTCCGCGATCGGCAGCCGGCTCGACGAGCTGCCCGACGGCGCGTTCGACGTCATCTGCGCGATCGGCGGCCGTTCGGGCCGCGTGGTCGAGGCGCTCGAGGCGCGCGGCTACGACGCGACCAACGTCGACGGCGGCACGAACGAGTGGATCGCCGCCGGCTACCCGGTCGAGGCGTGA
- a CDS encoding AURKAIP1/COX24 domain-containing protein, which produces MGSVIKKRRKRMAKKKHRKLLRKTRHQRRNKK; this is translated from the coding sequence GTGGGTTCTGTCATCAAGAAGCGCCGCAAGCGCATGGCGAAGAAGAAGCACCGCAAGCTGCTTCGCAAGACTCGCCACCAGCGCCGCAACAAGAAGTAA
- a CDS encoding SDR family NAD(P)-dependent oxidoreductase, which produces MPNEHALERRTLLITGASRGLGRALVDGALERGAARVYAASRTVFAHPDARVTRLELDVADQGSIDDVAAQAPDVDILINNAALGLFDDLTDPGVLEEHLSVNLLGPVRLTNALVASLAARGGAVVNVGSIAALANLPVMASYSVSKAALLSVSQAQRGLLAARGIRVHAVLAGPMDTDMTSALDIPKTAPSVVAAAIYDGLARGADEIFPDPVSVQFEQGWNNGQLKAFERANAALLEPAV; this is translated from the coding sequence ATGCCTAATGAACACGCTCTCGAACGGCGGACCCTGCTCATCACCGGCGCGAGCCGCGGACTCGGCCGAGCGCTCGTCGACGGTGCGCTGGAACGCGGCGCGGCGCGCGTGTACGCCGCCTCCCGCACGGTGTTCGCGCATCCGGATGCGCGCGTGACGCGCCTGGAATTGGACGTCGCGGACCAGGGCTCGATCGACGACGTCGCCGCGCAGGCCCCCGATGTCGACATCCTGATCAACAATGCCGCCCTCGGTCTGTTCGACGATCTCACCGATCCCGGCGTGCTCGAGGAGCACCTGAGCGTGAACCTGCTGGGGCCGGTGCGCCTGACGAACGCCCTCGTCGCCTCGCTCGCGGCCCGCGGCGGCGCCGTCGTGAACGTGGGGTCGATCGCCGCCCTGGCCAACCTCCCCGTGATGGCCTCGTACTCCGTCTCGAAGGCCGCGCTGCTCTCGGTGTCGCAAGCGCAGCGCGGACTGCTGGCTGCGCGGGGCATCCGCGTGCACGCGGTGCTCGCCGGACCGATGGACACCGACATGACGAGCGCTCTCGATATCCCGAAGACGGCGCCGTCGGTCGTGGCCGCGGCGATCTACGACGGGCTCGCGCGCGGAGCGGACGAGATCTTCCCCGACCCGGTCTCGGTCCAGTTCGAGCAAGGCTGGAACAACGGACAGCTCAAGGCGTTCGAGCGGGCCAATGCGGCGCTGCTCGAACCGGCAGTATGA
- a CDS encoding RNA polymerase subunit sigma-70: MTDHLLRAARAGDRAAFDALVDEHRRELHVHCYRMLGSVQDAEDAVQETLLSAWLGLAGFEGRSSVRTWLYRIATNRCLNLLRAGRRAPQPADPAALPTARGEVMWLQPYPDSLFDDIPDDAPGPETRYESRDAISLAFTRALQLLPPSQRAALLMRDVLGYPAAEAAELLGVSVDALNGSLKRARAALATTPARRDATTPDPELLERFVTAFLSDDVSALVALMTDDVWVRMPPLPYEYHGPSAAAAFFGAVADHRRTIERMVPTSANRQPAWGEYARDATTGCLRLVGVLVIGVAGRRIDELTHFDTSVAPLLGLPRSVAWPERQ; the protein is encoded by the coding sequence ATGACCGATCACCTGCTCAGGGCAGCGCGCGCGGGCGACCGCGCGGCGTTCGACGCACTCGTCGATGAGCATCGTCGCGAACTGCACGTCCACTGCTATCGCATGCTCGGCTCGGTTCAGGATGCCGAAGACGCGGTCCAGGAGACGCTCCTGAGCGCATGGCTCGGCCTGGCCGGATTCGAGGGCCGCTCATCGGTGCGCACATGGCTGTACCGCATCGCGACCAACCGCTGTCTCAATCTCTTGCGTGCCGGTCGGCGAGCGCCCCAGCCCGCCGACCCGGCCGCACTGCCGACGGCGCGCGGCGAGGTGATGTGGCTGCAGCCCTACCCGGATTCCCTGTTCGACGACATCCCCGACGACGCTCCTGGGCCGGAGACCCGCTACGAGTCGCGGGACGCCATCTCGCTCGCCTTCACGCGGGCGCTGCAGCTCCTGCCTCCGTCGCAGCGCGCGGCGCTGCTCATGCGCGATGTGCTCGGGTACCCCGCTGCCGAGGCCGCCGAGTTGCTGGGCGTCTCGGTCGACGCACTGAACGGCTCGCTCAAGAGGGCGCGCGCCGCGCTCGCCACGACGCCCGCCCGCAGGGATGCAACCACCCCGGATCCCGAGCTCCTCGAGCGGTTCGTGACCGCCTTCCTGTCCGACGACGTCAGCGCCCTCGTCGCGCTCATGACCGACGACGTGTGGGTGCGCATGCCGCCGCTGCCGTACGAGTACCACGGCCCCAGCGCCGCAGCGGCGTTCTTCGGCGCGGTCGCCGACCATCGGCGCACCATCGAACGGATGGTGCCGACGTCCGCGAACCGTCAGCCTGCCTGGGGCGAGTACGCGCGGGATGCCACCACGGGATGCCTCCGGCTGGTCGGCGTCCTCGTGATCGGCGTGGCCGGTCGCCGGATCGATGAGCTCACACATTTCGACACGTCGGTCGCTCCCTTGCTCGGGCTGCCGCGGAGTGTCGCGTGGCCTGAGCGTCAGTGA
- a CDS encoding helix-turn-helix domain-containing protein, whose amino-acid sequence MAELSDVRFLTVAEVAELMRVSKMTVYRLVHSGELPAVRFGRSYRVPESAVTEALQRPIADVG is encoded by the coding sequence ATGGCTGAGTTGTCCGATGTGCGCTTCCTCACGGTCGCCGAGGTCGCGGAGCTCATGCGCGTGTCCAAGATGACGGTCTACCGCCTCGTGCACTCCGGAGAACTGCCCGCGGTCCGCTTCGGCCGCAGCTACCGGGTGCCCGAGTCCGCCGTCACCGAAGCCCTGCAACGGCCGATCGCCGACGTCGGCTGA